From a region of the Archocentrus centrarchus isolate MPI-CPG fArcCen1 chromosome 18, fArcCen1, whole genome shotgun sequence genome:
- the LOC115796891 gene encoding tripartite motif-containing protein 16-like, whose amino-acid sequence MAQRGNQLNSEKFSCSICLDLLKDPVTTNCGHSYCMNCIKCFWDEEDSKGIHSCPQCRKTFISRPVLEKNIMLVELVEDLKKTELQAAPADHCYAGPEDVACDVCTGRKLKATKSCLVCLASYCEKHLQPHYDAAPLKKHKLVAPSKKLQENICSRHNEVMKIFCRTDQQRICYLCTMDEHKGHETVPAAAERTEKQKELEVRRLNIQQRIQDREKDVKLLQQEVEAINGSADKAVEDSEKMLTELIRLIQKRSSDVKQQVRSQQETEVSRVKELQEKLEQEIAELKRKDAELEQLSHTEDHNQFLHNYPSLSALSESTHSSSINIGPLRYFEDVTAAVSETRDKLQDILREEWTNISLRVTEVDVLLSPSEPKTRAEFLKYSHKISLDPNTANKYLLLSEGNRKVTKMKQQQFYSAHPDRFTDYCQVLSRESLTGCCYWEVEWRGGIVLVAVAYKNISRRGNSSECGLGWNDKSWTLYCKRNGFQFWNNKVHTVLSGPRSSRVGVYLDHRAGILSFYSVSETMTLLHRVQTTFTQPLYAGLYLWGDGDTAELIKVR is encoded by the coding sequence atggcTCAGAGAGGAAATCAGCTGAATTCAGAGAAATTTTCTTGTTCCatctgtttggatctactgaaggatcCTGTGACTACAAActgtggacacagctactgcatgaactgtattaaatGTTTCTGGGATGAAGAGGACAGCAAGGGAatccacagctgccctcagtgcaggAAGACTTTCATATCGCGGCCTGTCCTGGAGAAAAACATCATGTTAGTAGAGTTGGTGGAGGATCTGAAGAAGACTGAACtccaagctgctccagctgatcactgctatgctggacctgaagatgtggcctgtgatgtctgcactgggaggaagctgaaagccACCAAGTCCTGTCTGGTCTGCCTGGCCTCTTACTGTGAGAAACACCTCCAACCTCACTATGATGCAGCTCCATTgaagaaacacaagctggtggccccctccaagaagctccaggagaacatctgctctcgtcataatgaggtgatgaagattttctgtcgtactgatcagcagagaatctgttatctctgcacaatggatgaacataaaggccatgaaacagtcccagctgcagcagaaaggactgagaagcagaaggagctcgaggtgagacgactaaacatccagcagagaatccaggaccgagagaaagatgtgaagctgcttcaacaggaggtggaggccatcaatggctctgctgataaagcagtggaggacagtgagaagatgttgactgagctgatccgtctgatccagaaaagaagctctgatgtgaagcagcaggtcagatcccagcaggaaactgaagtgagtcgagtcaaagagcttcaggagaagctggagcaggagatcgctgagctgaagaggaaagacgccgagctggagcagctctcacacacagaggatcacaaccagtttctacacaactacccctcactgtcagcactcagtgagtctacacactcatccagcatcaatattggtcctctgaggtactttgaggatgtgacagcagctgtgtcagagaccagagataaactacaggacatcctgagagaggaatggacaaacatctctTTAAGAGTCACTGAAGtggatgttttactgtcaccatcagagccaaagaccagagctgaattcttaaaatattcacataaaatctcactggatccaaacacagccaACAAATATCTGTTATTATCTGAGGGGAacagaaaagtaacaaaaatgaaacaacaacagttttattctgctcatccagacagattcactGATTATTGTCAGGTCCTGAgtagagagagtctgactggatgttgttactgggaggtggagtggagaggggGAATAGTTTTAGTAGCAGTCGCATACAAGAATATCAGCAGAAGAGGGAACTCAAGTGAATGTGGACTTGGATGGAATGATAAATCTTGGACATTATATTGTAAAAGAAATGGTTTTCAATTTTGGAACAACAAAGTCCACACTGTCCTCTCAGGTCCTCGGTcctccagagtaggagtgtacctggatcacagagcaggtattctgtctttctacagcgtctctgaaaccatgactctcctccacagagtccagaccacattcactcagccgctCTATGCTGGACTTTATCTTTGGGGAGATGGAGACACTGCAGAGTTGATTAAAGTCAGATAG